CTTATCAGAGATGCAGTCGATGAAGCTTTCCGGCGTCATATCCGCGATCGCACGCGTAAAGGAGATTTTTGAGACAACGGGTATATCGAAGTATTTTATGAGCACATCACGCTCCTCAGGTGTAAAGAGAAGCTTGAAGCCGTCTTTGTTAAAGAGCATCTGAGGGTGTCCTTCAAAGGTTATCACACCCCACTCTGTCCCGCTCCGGTGCGCCCTTTCGCGCGCCGCGCTGAGCAGGAGCCTATGACCTGCATGAAAACCGTCAAATGCCCCAAGGGCGAATATCATGTTCACTTACCCCCGTCGCTTATTATGTTGACTGCCGGCATCAGGCATATGGTGCCGCCCGCCGCGGCAGCGGAACAAACAGAGAATATACCTTCGGACGTTACGATTATACTGTTCGATGCAGATATGAAGCCTCCGTAACAAACGCGGTCCAGGCTGCTGAGAGAGACCCCCTGGCCGTTTGAAAGACGCCTTCCGCCGGCGGCATCCGCCTTGTACATGGGAACTGTCCCGCATAGAGAACTGAGGGGCAGGATCTCACCCGCAAGTTCTTCCGAGCTAATGCCTGAAAGTTCTTCTGCATTCCTGCAGGCTGTGATGTCAAACGGTCCGACGCTCAGCCTTTCAAGCTGCAGCACATGTGCGCCGCAGCCAAGCGCCCTGCCGAGATCCCGCGCAAAACTGCGGATATATGTCCCCTTGCGGCAACGTATCATAAACGGAACTTCCCCATTCGGCGATATAGGGCCTGTCCTCCGCACCATAGCGAAATAAACCGGTTTCTCCGCAAGTTCAATATCCTGCCCGCTTCTCGTGAGGTTATGGGCCCTCTCTCCGTCCACGTGTACGGCGGATATTTTCGGCGGAGCCTGCATCCTCCAGCCCATAAAACCGCACAGCGCAGTGTCTATCGAAGATTCCGTCACATGGCGCCATTCGTTC
The sequence above is drawn from the Synergistaceae bacterium genome and encodes:
- the truB gene encoding tRNA pseudouridine(55) synthase TruB, with the translated sequence MLLTGFLPLNKPVGMRSTRCVEMVRSILGRKIKVGHGGTLDSTASGLLVLLVGQCTRLSNFVMEMPKCYGTVVSLGSETSTDDASGEILCANEWRHVTESSIDTALCGFMGWRMQAPPKISAVHVDGERAHNLTRSGQDIELAEKPVYFAMVRRTGPISPNGEVPFMIRCRKGTYIRSFARDLGRALGCGAHVLQLERLSVGPFDITACRNAEELSGISSEELAGEILPLSSLCGTVPMYKADAAGGRRLSNGQGVSLSSLDRVCYGGFISASNSIIVTSEGIFSVCSAAAAGGTICLMPAVNIISDGGK